Part of the Phycisphaeraceae bacterium genome, CGTCGCGTCGGCTCGCGAGAGAGCGGTTGAAAGCGCTTTGTCGCGGCGCAGACTGATTGGTCGGCGAGGCGTGTGGCCCGTCGGGGCCACGATGCCCATCGCGACGGGGCGTGCACAGCGACCGTCGGGCGGCAGGGATTGCAAGGAGAACTCGAGATGCGTTATCTGACCATGGCGGTTGTGGCTGCGGCGGGCGTGAGCGGTGCGGCGCTTGGCGCGAATGACTACTCGTTCGTTCACGCGGCGCCGGGCGGGGAGCTCGGGCACGCGTCGATCCTGAACCTGGTGTACTCGGGCGCCGCCAACTCGGGCGCGTTCACTTCGTTCGGCGCGCTGAGCTCGACGAGCCAGAAGAACGGCTCGTCGCTCGTCACGGCGCAGGGGTATCAGTCCTCGGCGCTCACCTTTGTTCGCATCCAGGACCGGGGCGGCGTGTCGCCCCTGCACCTGAACGGGATCAACTGGGGCGTGGGTCAGGACAAGAACTGGGCGGACGGCGTGGTGGATGTTCGCGTCGAGGCGAAGTACGCCGGCGACAGCCACGTGTTCGGCTGGCACAACGACGCCGGCGACGGCTCGTTCCAGGCGATCGCGCCGACGACGCCGGGCACGACGGTCGATCAGGTGTCGCTCAGCACCGCGTTCCGCTGGGGGCTGAAGGACACCACGACCGGGAAGTCGTACACCTCGGACGAGACGACGAACCACGGCGGGCTCGACCAGCTGGTGACCTACGCGATGTTCGACACGGCGTCGTCGAAGATGCTGGGCTGGCTGTTGTTCTGGGAGGACCGGCACGGCTCGGGCGCTGACTACGACTACAACGACGCGGTCGTGGAGGTCCGTCTGATCGCGGTTCCGACGCCGATGGCGGCGGGGCTCGGCGCCGCCGGGATGCTGGCGATCGGCGCGCGTCGTCGGCGCGCCTGAGTGTGAAGATGGGCAAGAGAATGGCGCGCGGGCCCGGCGAAACACGGGCTCGCGCGATTTCTTTCTGCGCGTGAGTCGTGCGCGCCGGTGATTTCGCCGGCGCGTGCGCCGATGCTTTCACGGGCGCATGCCACCACCGGTGTAAGCGTGGGATCTGTTGAAAACAGGTGGTTTTCGAGTGGTTTTCTCGCGAGTGCGCGAGGCGTCTTCCACTACTCTCCTTCTGTTGATCGGGCGCAGGATGGTCTTGCGCTGCGGGCGACATCGAGGCCTTGACGGTCTCACGAAGGAGAAAGAGCTATGAGACGAGTGACTTTCGGCGCGTGCGCCGCGGTCGCGTTCGCCGGTGTGGCGGGCGCGGCGGAGGACTACACGCACGTGCGCACCGGCAGCGAGCCGAGCCACCTGCAGCTGCTGAACAGCGTGTACGGGGGCGGGTTCAGCGCGTTCGGAACCGCGACGGCGTCGGACGTCGGCGGCACTGGGGCGCCTGTGGCGAACTCTGTGATCGGCTACTCCAGCACGAACTGGATTTTCGCGCGCGTGCAGGACCGCAACGGGTCGAGCCCCCTGAACCTCAACGGGGTCGGCATCGTCGGCGCCCAGGACACCGGCTGGGCCGACGGGGTGATCGACGTGCGCGTCACGGCGAAGGTCGCGGGTGACTCGCACACGTTCGGCTGGTACGACGACGCCTCGGCGAGCGGCTTCCAGGCGATCACCCCCACGGTCGTCGGCAACACGGTTGACAATGTCGCGCTGAGCACGCAGTTCCGCTGGGGTCTGGACACCTCCTCGAGTCTGTCGCTGACGTCGAGAGAGAGTGACAACCCGAGCGGGCAGGACATGATGGTTACCTACGCGATGTACTACAACACCGTGTTCTACGGGTGGCTGCTGGCGTGGGAGGATCGCACCGGCGGGGACTTCGACTACAACGACGCGTGGATCGAGATCGCGCTGGTGAATGTGATCCCGACCCCTCTTGCGGCGGGTATGGGTTCCGTGGCGATGGGTGGGCTGATGCTGCGCCGTCGGCGCTGAACCGAGACTCGACCCAGGGACGGGTCGGGACATCCAGTGTGCTGCCGCGGCCGATCCTTGACGATCGGCTTCTTTTTGCCCCCCACAAGTGGCGGATGCGTTCGTCCGATAAAGGAGGCCCTGGCCGGCTTGCGGCGGGGTGTGTGTAAGCCGCTGAATCAGAGAGGTTTATCCGGGAGTCCGGGAATGTTTCCGGAGGTGTTCAGACGGTAAAGATTGCCCAGATTTCGGCTGCGGGTCTCGAGAAAAACATTGACACGCACCCGAGTTGGGGTATCTTTACGGTGTTCGATGCGGGAGAACCGGTCTCGTTCGGTAAGGGCATGTGCCCAGAGCTCAGGCCGGCGCACGAACCAATGAGTGATGAGGGATCGCGGACGGAGAGAACAACAACCGCCGCGAGAGTCATACAAAGACGGGAGAATGGGATCATGAGTATGAAGACGACGATTCTTGCGGCTGCGGCCGTTCTTGCGACTGCCGGCAACGCGCTGGCCGTCACCGAGCTCCAGCTCGACATCAACAAGGTCGAAGCCCAGGCCAAGCGCGCCAACGGCAACAACGGCTGGGGCGGCCTGACTCACACCGGCACCATCCAGCTCAGCAAGGGTGTCAACACCACCCTCGCCGGCGTGCTGATCGACGGCGTCGTTCAGGCGACCACCACGATGACCGTGACCGCCTTCACCGGCGTGATCAACCTGGTCAGCGGCGGCGTCACCGGCGGCAACTTCTCGCTCCTCATGAGCGACGGCAGCACCTTCAACACCGACATCGTCGGTGGCTCCGGCGTGGTCGTGAACCAGGTCCTGCCCGGCGGCGTCCAGGGCTTCTCGATCGACGGCCTGACCTTCAACGGCCTGTTCAACAGCTCCACCTTCGTGGGCGTCGACATCTCTGACTGGTTCAACACCCAGCCCCTCGACGGCTCCTTCATCAACTTCGCCTTCGCCCCCAACGCGATGGGTCGCTCGACCAGCGACATCGACATCTTCCTGCCCGCTGGTGACGAGCCCCCCGTGATCCCCACCCCGCTCGCTGCGGGCATGGGTCTGGTTGGTCTCGCCGGGCTCGCGGCTCGTCGTCGCCGCTAAGTCCTGCTCAAGGACCGATAACTCAAGTACCTTCCAGCACGGCCCTTCTGGGGCCGTGCTGTGTTTTTAGGAGCCTCCGGCGTTACGAATGGATGAAGTTCGATTTCCTGCGTCAAGAACCCTTGCGTTACCCCCGACAATGGTGTAGGATTGTGGTGGAAGCGGCCCGCACAGCCGTGACCCCTTTGCACCACCGGCATGCACAGACCGGCGCAAAGGCACAGGGATAGGTTCACTTGGAGGAGTCCCCGGGTTTCCCCCCGGGCATACTTGGCGAAAGCCGAGACAGGGAGTCAGACATGATTCGTCATTTGAGCGCTGCTACGGCTGCTGTCGTCGCGTTTACCGCCGGGTCTCAGGCTGCGCTGATGCAGCTCGATATCAACGGCATCCAGATCAACGCCGGTCGCACCTTCGACGGCGTGACCCACACCGGCATCCTGACCCTCACCGACCCGGCCGGCGGCGTCCTGCTCGACATCCTCGTCGACGGCGTCTCCCAGGGCGGCGCGGCACTCGCGAATGTCGAGGGCGAGATCTTCCTGAGCAACGGCTTCGTGACCGGGGGCTACCTCATGGTCATGGACGGCGACGGCGACACGTACTTCGCCACCATCGGCGAGCTCGGTCGTGTCAACGCCCAGGCGGGCCGCGGCTTCCAGATCGACGGCCTGACCTTCAGCGGTGTGTTCGGCACGACGGTCGCTGATCCTCGCAGCGGCTTTGTCTTCGGCAACACCGATGTGTCCGCGCTGTTCGGCGCCAACGCGTTCAACGAGTCGCTCGTTGGCTCGTTCCTCGTCACCTCGTTCAATCCGAACGCCAACGGCTTCGACGAGCGCGCCGACCTCGACGTGTTCATCCTGCCCACGCCCGGCTCGGCCGCGCTGGCCGGCCTCGCGGGTCTGACGATCCTGCGTCGCAAGCGCTGAATCAGCCCGGGGTATACCCCGGCGCATTCTGACTCTGAACCGTGAACCCCTCTCGCCGGTCGATCCTCCATCGACCGGCTTGTTTTGTTCTCTTCCGGTGGTCGTTGAGGAAGAGCCCCCCTTAGAACCGGTGGTTTGTCGGGCTATTCCTCAACCGGGCAATGCTTATCCTGATGTCTGTAGGTCGAGCACTTCGCTCGTGCTTACGGTCAAAGGAGCATGTGCTATGGCGGGCTTGATGACATTCGGAAAGCGTGCCGCGTTGGCCGCGGCGGGTCTGAGCATCCTCGGCTGCGCGGCCTCGGTCGCGACTGGCGCGACCTACCGGCTTCGGGATCATCCCGACGGCACGATGAACCCGCCTCCCTACGGGTTGCGCCTCGACTCGCTCTTCGCGGGTCAGGCCGGCGCGGCCGGGGGGGCGACGACCTTCTCCTTCGTCGACGTGATCATGCGCGTCATGACGACGGGCTCGGGCTTCACGCTGCACATCAGCGGTGATCTCTACGGCGGCGAGGACAGCGGCGTCGGCTACGGCTACGCAGAGGGTCAGTACCAGCTCGACTACAGCTACACGATGAACGTGACCGCCCAGGGCACGGGGTATCTCGCGACGCCCGATGTGACAAACAATATCGGTGTGTTGACGGCGGTCACCGGCGATGCGGCGGGGCAGACCTTCAACCTCTTCGACGTCGCGGACAACAGCGGCAGGTCGTTCCTGTTTCTGCAGGACGACTTCCGTCTGGCGGGCACGGGCATGGAGGGCATGGGTTTCTGGGTCGGGCGCGGGTGGCTCGGCGTGGAAGGCCAGTCCAACAGCGCGACTCGCGACTTCCTGTTCGTCGCGGACCTGATCCCCACGCCGCTGGCGGGCTCCCTCGGGTGCGTCGGGCTGCTCGGGCTCGCGGCGCGCAGGCGTCGCTGATCGCCGACACGGTCATCACTGCAGTCCGACGCGCGACCCTTGCTCCCGGGGTCGCGTTTTTTTGTTCAGCGCTTGCCGTACTGCTTCTCGTAGTACGCGGCGTACTCGCCGCTCTTGACGCGCTCCCACCACGCGCGGTTGTCGCGATACCAGTCGGTGGTGGCGCGGAGCGCGTCGGGCCATGCGCTGCGCGTCGGCTCCCAGCCGAGGTCGCGCCGGATCTTGCTGGAGTCGATGGCGTATCGCCTGTCGTGTCCGGGTCGGTCCTGGACGCGCCGGATGAACGAGTCGTCCTTGCCCATCAGGGAGAGGATGGTGCGGGTGAGTTCGATGTTGGAGCGCTCGTTGTTGCCGCCGATGTTGTAGACCTCGCCGGCGACGCCGCGCTCGAGGACCGCGAGGACCGCCTCGCAGTGGTCTTCGACATGGAGCCAGTCACGCACATTGAGCCCGTCGCCGTAGAGGGGCACGGGCTTGTCGTCGAGCAGGTTGGTGACGAAGAGGGGGATGACTTTCTCCGGGAACTGGTAGGGGCCGAAGTTGTTGGAGCAGCGCGTGACGACGACATCGTCGTGGAAGGTGTGGAACGCGGCGCGCACGAGCATGTCGCTGGCGGCCTTGCTCGCGGCGTAGGGGCTGTTGGGCGCGATGTGGGTTTCTTCGGTGAAGAGCAGGTCGCGGCGCTCGAGGGGCAGCGAGCCGTAGACCTCGTCGGTGCTGACGTGGGCGAAGCGCCTGCCGCCGGCGGCGCGTGCCGCGTCGAGCAGGGTCTGCGTCCCGAGCACGTTGGATCGGAGGAAGGGCTGGCTGTCGATGATCGAGCGGTCGACGTGGCTCTCGGCGGCGAAGTGGGCGATCGCGTCGCACTCGCTCGCGAGCGAGCGCATGAGCGCGGCGTCGCAGATGTCGCCCTTGACGAAGCGGTAGCGAGGGTTCGACTCGACATCGCGCAGGTTCTCGAGGTTTCCGGAGTAGGTGAGCGCGTCGAGGTTCGTCACTCGCCACTCCGGCCTCTCGCGCAGCACGAGGCGGACGAAGTTGGATCCGATGAAGCCGGCGCCGCCGGTCACGAGAAGATGCATCGTTGGTCGTTCCTTCCGGGGGTGGACGCGTTCTGCTCTCACTGTCGGCGTTCGGGGCCTTCCCGCTTGCAGACGAGCGCCGGCCCTGCGAGGTTCGTGCTCAGGGGGCGTGCCCGGCGCGTTCGAGGGTGCGTGACAGGGCGACGCGCCAGTGGGGGATCGCCCCGGTGACGGCTTCGGTCTCTGCGAGGTCGAGCACGCTGTAGGCGGGTCGGCGAGCGGGGCGGGGGAACTCAGCGGAGGAGCAGGGCTCGACAACGCACGCCGGGTTGACCCGCGCGGCGATGTCGGACGCGAACTCGAACCAGGTGCACTCGCCGCCGTCGGTCGCGTGGCGCATGCCTCGCGACCCGTGCTCGAGCAGGCGCTCGGTGATCCAGGCGAGGGTTTCGCAGCTCGTTGGGCGCCCTCGCTGATCGTTCACGACACGGAGTGACGACTTCTCTCGCGCGAGTTTCGCGATGGTGAGCACGAAGTTCTTGCCCCAGGGCGCGTAGAGCCAGCTGGTGCGCAGGCAGAGCCAGTCGGCGGCGCTCCGTTCGAGCTCGCGCTCGCCGGCCAGTTTGCTGCGCCCGTAGGCGCCGATGGGGGCGCGCGTCGCGTCGATCGCGTAGGGCAGGGAGGCGTCGCCGGGGAAGACGTAGTCGGTGCTGAAATGCGCGAGCGTTGCGCCGACCTGCGCGCACCGGCGCGCGAGGAGGCCCACGCCGACCCCGTTGACCAGAGTCGCGGCGGCTTCGTCGGTCTCGGCGGCGTCGACGTTGGTGTAGGCGGCGCAGTTCACCACGAGGGTCGTCGCCGGCCCGATCGCGCGCTCGACGCTGTCTGCGCTGGTGATGTCGCACTCGGCCCGGGCGAGGAATCTCGTCTGCGCTTCGCGGCACGGGGACTCGCCCCGTTCGACGCGTTCGCGGAAGGCCCGTGCGAGCATCGCGTCTGCGCCGAGAAACAGGATGTCGCCTTCGAACACGCGCACGATGCGAGGATATCGACGCGTCGGGGTCGCGTGTTTGGAGGGGGTGCGGAGTTTCTCGCGCCTGCCTGTGTCAGGCCGAGCGGCGTCGGCGGGCGCCGAGCAGGGAGAACAGCCCGATGCCGCCGAGGAGCCCGGCCGTGGGTGCAGGGATGGCCGGGGGGCTGCCCGTAGCGGGCCCGTCGTCGTTGTCGAACGGGCCATTGGGGCGGTGAGTGTCGGGCCTGGGGCTGGGAGTCGGGGTCGAGGCGAAGGTCGGGTCAACCCAGGCGAGATCACCGAGATCGATGATGATGATCACTGGCTGGGGCTGCGTCGGCTGCGGCGCAGGTGCGGGCGCAGGGCTGGGCGCAGGCGGGATGCGATCGGGGTTGACCACCGGGGCGAGCCCGTCAACGCTGGGCGGGAGCACGGGGAGCTGGAGTCCCGAGCGGCCGCTGGAGCCGCCGCCACCACCACCGCCGCCGCCGCTCGCGCCGGTGGCGCTGAACATAAGTGCGCGGGCGATGCCTCCGAGCGACGCCACGCGTTCGGGTTCGGGGCTGCGCAGTACGCGACGGGGCGTGTCTCGCTCGAGGAGGTCCTGCCCCATGGTGAGTGCGCCGAACTGGGATTCGCCCTGCTCGATGGAGCCGGTGCGCCAGTACTCGGCCATATCGCGGTCGCCGCGATGCATCTCGGAGAGCAGCGAATCCCACACCAGCGCCTGCTGCAGGGCCGCGAAGGTGGCGCTGCTGCGCATGGCCGGGAGGTTGAGCGTCGTGGTGGAAGCGCGCGGCTCGGCGCCCGACTCATGGCGGACATAGCCGGCGGCTTCCGCGAGCGTCGGGCCGACGACGAGATCCATCAGCGGCAGCGAGCTCTGGCGATACGCGTCTTCGAGGTTGAGCGACGTAGGGATGCTCAGAACGCTGGCCGCGTTCGCCGCGATGGGCACGCACGAGAGCGCAAGCGCCGCCAGCAGCGTGGAGGAGCATCGCGCATCGCACATGAAATGACGAGAATCT contains:
- the rfbB gene encoding dTDP-glucose 4,6-dehydratase — translated: MHLLVTGGAGFIGSNFVRLVLRERPEWRVTNLDALTYSGNLENLRDVESNPRYRFVKGDICDAALMRSLASECDAIAHFAAESHVDRSIIDSQPFLRSNVLGTQTLLDAARAAGGRRFAHVSTDEVYGSLPLERRDLLFTEETHIAPNSPYAASKAASDMLVRAAFHTFHDDVVVTRCSNNFGPYQFPEKVIPLFVTNLLDDKPVPLYGDGLNVRDWLHVEDHCEAVLAVLERGVAGEVYNIGGNNERSNIELTRTILSLMGKDDSFIRRVQDRPGHDRRYAIDSSKIRRDLGWEPTRSAWPDALRATTDWYRDNRAWWERVKSGEYAAYYEKQYGKR
- the rfbD gene encoding dTDP-4-dehydrorhamnose reductase, with the translated sequence MRVFEGDILFLGADAMLARAFRERVERGESPCREAQTRFLARAECDITSADSVERAIGPATTLVVNCAAYTNVDAAETDEAAATLVNGVGVGLLARRCAQVGATLAHFSTDYVFPGDASLPYAIDATRAPIGAYGRSKLAGERELERSAADWLCLRTSWLYAPWGKNFVLTIAKLAREKSSLRVVNDQRGRPTSCETLAWITERLLEHGSRGMRHATDGGECTWFEFASDIAARVNPACVVEPCSSAEFPRPARRPAYSVLDLAETEAVTGAIPHWRVALSRTLERAGHAP
- a CDS encoding DUF4114 domain-containing protein; amino-acid sequence: MRYLTMAVVAAAGVSGAALGANDYSFVHAAPGGELGHASILNLVYSGAANSGAFTSFGALSSTSQKNGSSLVTAQGYQSSALTFVRIQDRGGVSPLHLNGINWGVGQDKNWADGVVDVRVEAKYAGDSHVFGWHNDAGDGSFQAIAPTTPGTTVDQVSLSTAFRWGLKDTTTGKSYTSDETTNHGGLDQLVTYAMFDTASSKMLGWLLFWEDRHGSGADYDYNDAVVEVRLIAVPTPMAAGLGAAGMLAIGARRRRA